The genomic region gtaataaaaataaaatgttggaAAATAACTTTAAGCTTACATTGACACACTTGATCACAAatagttatttgtttttattaaaactatttttttaactcgACGACAACACCGTCATAATATGTGATTTTACATATATGTTtctaaaatgtttttctttgcgaaaaaattgttctatttatttaatacattattCAACTTCCTTTTAGCATGATCTTTAAGATTTtgtaatatcataaaaaaattgaaataataatattataatgtaattgaaaattacaaagaaGTAAAACTTGAAGCCATATAcgataaaatgaaacaaagtaaCTTACTATGTTATGAAaacatttgttattaatttgttagcCAAAACtccaattaaatatttatgaaaattatgGGAATTGTTGTGATATGAGCCTCAAGGATAGGATTCTAATCAATGACACGATGGATCTCAAACTACTCCGATGGTGTGGCATCTGCAAAGACTTTCACACTTAAGTCAAAAATAATTTGAggaataatgaaaaaatgagaGAAGTTATTCTAAATGTGAAAAACACGagaagaggggttgaattaattttgtattctaaaaaaaaaatacaaatcttGTTTTCTTAAAACACTTTTCATCCTATGAATTTGATGAAGACAGAtacttaatttcataaaaacattattgtatcaaaatcttttaaaaaatgagtttagATCAAATCACAATTCAAGGCTagatacaacacaaataatagaacaaaataaaaatacaagtttTAATACTAGTTTGTCTCAACCACTAAGATTATATTCAATTCTTAACAAATCCATCAAGTTTCACTATCAATCACAAGATAcaaatattctttttacaagCTACTTTTAACTTAACCCTTGTGGTCTTTAAACTAGTCTCTCCAAGCTAAAGCTCcaagtatttttttgctacaaaGTCACTTTCGAGTTCAACAGCATATACTTAGTTTATGGAAAGGTGCTCAAATGACTATACAAATTTAAGCTCAGTCAAAACTTTCATGATTTGTAAGGTGTTTTGAGAGctcaaaataaacttaaaaaacttTACAAAGATTTTGAATGCTTGAGGAAGATTGCTCATTAAGTCTCTAACTTTTACACTTCAAATCTTCATATATTTATAGCCTTGATAagaagtatttttttctctcaaaacgACCTTCTTCTTTATGCTTCATGTGCGTCTCTTGGACATCTCGGCGTCAAGCAAGCTTTCCTAAAAATTCACATCATCAGGTACATACTTAGTTCATTTAGCATACCATGCTATAATGGAGAGAATCCTTAACACATCTCATCTTCATGTACctgaaaattaaacattttcttTGGAGAGTTCTTAGAGGATGCCTCCCTTCTAGAACCAACCTTTGTTCAAAAGGTATTCAATGACCTTCGAATTGTGATTTTTGCTCTACTCACTTTAAATTTGATTGGCACACTCTAATAGAATGCGAGATGACAAGGGAATTTTGTGAAACTGCTCACTTATGGCACTTGATATAACCAAAACTAACTCAAGTGGGGGTTTAAATGAtcttattttttctgttttggaTCAATGTCAACCATCGCTCCATCCAAGTTTTGTCACAACGATGTGTGCATTTGGAATAACCGTAATGACAAACTTTGGAGAAATCTGCAACAACCATGTCTAAGGCTCACCAATTCCTTCATCAATGGACAACAACTCAGAATTACAAAGCTCTAGTTCCAAACAACTCCAACAATGCCTCTTCGGATTGGATCGCTCCCCCTATGGAATTCTTGAAAAGCAATGTTGATGCAACTCTCTTCACCATCACAACTCCTTCTCTGCTGGCATTTGCATCCATGACAACCTTGATCACTTTATAGCAGCAAAGAAAATTCTAACCAATGGCTTGTTTAGACCTCCAGAAGCTAAAGCACTTGCATTGTATCATGCCATTTCTTGGACCATCGATCTTGGCCtcccaaatataatttttgaaacAGATTGCAAGTCCATTGTAGACCACATTTCCAATCCCAAACTAGGTTCTTCTTATCTGAATGTAATTATTAGAAAGTGTAGAACCAACTTATCTTTATCTCCAAAATCTAGGGTGAGTTTCTTAAGGAGGCAAGCAAATCTTGTAGTCCATAATTTAGCAAGGGAGACAAGAAGTTATGCTAGCATCCATGTGTTTGACCATGTTCTTTCTTTGACCATGTTCCTTCTTGTATTTCGGATTTGATAAGCAATGAAATGATATAAccttctttctttctcaaaaGACTAACTTTCTTAGTTAGCTTGATGTTTCTTTTCCTTATACTGAGATCGGATGGAGTATTTCACCCTattctctttccactccataGTATATGCgcttgtaaattaattaaacataagGAAACAACTAAGAGTATAATTGATAGAAAAGTAATTAATCTGATGTTGAATTTTACAAATGacagataaataaaaacaaaatttctccaaaaattcaacaattaaaaaagaaaagagggagTGTATACTTATAGGAATAGCTCAAGTAATCTGGCAGAATAATTAGTGTTAAATAATTGAATTCAaacaccaataaaaaaaataattaaatttaaattttaaaaaatgttatactcTAAATGCTTTCTTGAAACTGAGATTAGTTggtgttaaataattaaatttaaatttaacatttttaattgtttaattttttttataaatgcttttttgaaatttaaagttttaaaaaatgttataaatgctttcttgaaattcaaaatagttgatgttaaataattaaattcaaatgtacaaaatttaattatttaagaatgttaagaatattttcttaaaattttaaacttttaaaaatattagaaataattttgtgaaaatgaaaaatagtcaaaattaaattagtatttttaaatttaatatttttaattatttaaattttgttataaacgattttttgaaattaaaaaatttattatttattaattcataatatttttactaatcattaatgattttatgaataaaatttataatagatGACTAATTTATTGGGTTATTGACAATTTGTGGGAGTTGATGAGTGCAATTCTTAATAGTCTTTTATCTACatgtatcttttaaaaataaagtactaattatttaataattaatttatattatttaatatatattttttgatacataatattatttaatatatgaaaagacattagtttttcaaataatttatattttcaattattataaaaatattaaatattaatctcACACAAAATAATTTGTTGATGTATCACATCACATCAAATTTGACACAAATGAATAagataattgattatattattttgacacataattatttaaagatGTACtgctaaatttatattatttttttattatttaaatttttttttcaatatttttagtaGATGATAATTAACAGTCTCCTTAAAAAtggatttaataaaataatatataagttcttttaattaaaataatttcttatcttGTTCATACATGCAATTTAACTCGTCTTTGAAAATTTCATAAGTTTAAGAATGCAAAAATTgtgatataaaaatttatagctatattagaaaataaatatatttaattatcttctattttttattaatgaataaattcATATCTAAGTAATATATCATTATTCTATAGTAGTAAATTGGGTTCTTTATTGCAAAAAATTTAgttgattttatacttttttttagtagtataaaaaattaataaaattgttaatacttttttacatgcaaaaaaaaaaaaaaagacttcctCCACAATTTACTTGTTCATCACAAGGGTCCACTATCTAATTATACATCAATATCAACGCGGCATTGGATTATTtgagttatataataataaatcacaTTATAAAAAGTGCGATCTGGAAAGTCGAAACTCGAAAGAGCTCAAAAGTTTGAATTCATGACCGACTGACTTCTTTGAAGACTCTTGAGTGGGGTCCATGTCCTTACATCCATTAAACATATCACGTGTTAAGTCTCTGCAATTATATCGCTGACACCCCTTAATTTTCCAATATTATCGCCGTTTCTATAGAAATTAATTCCCAAACTTTTTACAATGCTGATTGTGACGCCatacaaattttaatcaaaacaaTACCCTATACTAATGGAGAAAAACTGTCTTTATCAACTAATATACCATGTATGTATAATTTAGGCAAATTATACCTTTTGCACATTCTCTTAAAACATTTCTGCAAATAGATATTGTAAGATAGGTAAATTACAACTTATAATGATAATAAGATTTTCTTGCATCTCTTTTCCTCTAAGATTCTAAATTAATCACTCTTAGAacatttttttccataaaaatttaacacaatatCAAGAATTTAAGAACTTATTATAAACTgctcaaccaataaaaaaattttccaatgaaaataattttacttgaaacaaatattattgatatgaataataaaagaatttctttaaatatttaatgcagatttaacattcaaatttaaaatctttaattaaattgaaataagctGAAGACAAGTTACCAATgtcagtaaataaataaaaaatgtataaaactaacatttctcttaatttttttcaaaaaaattgttcatGTGACAATTAATGGCGGCGAGTTACTAAACTTGTGCAGCTGTATCAGATTACAGCATATGTACTTAAGTGACAACTGTAAGCACAGAACATGGCTCTAAAAATATCTGCTCCATTACACGCGATTTGCCCAAAGATAAGGATTCTATGTCCTTTTGGCTTCTGGGGTATCTTTATAGCAactttgtacttttttttaactataatatttataggaaattttctttgtagaacATGATAAATCTTTTCTCATAAATCTTGAATGTATAAAAGATGAATGTTTTTCTCTTAAGATTCCttttatatctaaaaattaattaaaatttaaatcttaaatcatGTGATTAAAAGACATAATTTGTTACTCTTAGTAATTTTGTGCTTTTGGTTCTCTCTATATAAGGGTGCTCCAACCTTAGCTAGAAGTGCgcattttgtgaaaaaaaataaaaaatggggaTAGGGGTACTATTTGTTGGGTTTTTCTTGCTATCTTGTGTTGTGTGTGTGAAGGGTGTGGAGCCAAAAGCCTCACCCACTTGTACATTTCCGGCAGTTTACAACTTTGGGGACTCAAACTCAGACACTGGAGGCATATCAGCTTCATTTGTGCCAATTCCTGCACCTTATGGCGAGGGCTTCTTTCACAAGCCTTCTGGAAGGGACTGTGATGGCCGTCTCATTGTAGATTTCATAGGTAATAATGAATCAACTTTGATGCACCCTTATCTCTTTTCTCAGTTTCTTTTCTTACATTGTTTCCAATTTTGCATTTTACAACTTAGATACAATTTtaactgtgtgtgtgtgtgtgagtgtcAAACGTGaaaagtacttttttttatgattttaactcAACTTTGCTATTTATAATCTACTATGCAGCTGAGAAGCTAAACTTGCCATACTTAAGTGCTTATCTGAATTCCCTTGGAACCAATTACCGGCATGGGGCAAATTTTGCCACTGGGGGATCCACCATTAGGAAGCAGAATGAAACCATATTTCAATATGGAATAAGTCCTTTCTCTCTTGACATTCAGATTGTGCAATTTAACCAGTTTAAAGCACGCACCAAACAACTCTATGAAGAAGGTAATGAATGGTATTGCCTGGAAATTGTTATAGTTCAACAAACTGAAATCTTGTTATGTTAGTAGTACTACTTTGTTGTTCATTTGCTTTTTGTTGGTCTTTGTTGAAAATTTAGCCAAGGCCCCACATGAAAAGAGCAAGCTTCCAGTGCCTGAGGAGTTCTCTAAGGCTCTCTACACATTTGACATTGGCCAAAATGATCTCTCTGTTGGGTTTAGAAAGATGAATTTTGACCAAATACGTGAATCCATGCCAGATATTCTCAACCAGTTAGCCAATGCAGTCAAAGTAAGTAGCCACTTGCAAAGTTGCAATAGGTTTCTGCTTAAGAACTAGTAATTGAGTATATTGCAACACTGAATGAATTATGGATAACATAACATGTTCATTCTTGACTAATAAGACCttcttttgtttaaattttccaTAAGcacttataaaagaagaaaataacaagataaaGTGAATTGAACTTTGtaggttaaaatcaacttatgcattGAACTTTTATAGAAGTTCTTGTATTTAACTTCTccaaaagtccaaaaaaaaaaaaaaacctctccAAAAGTTGAGATGCATATGTTGATTTTAGCTAGTAAAAATTGCTTAGTTCATTTTATCTTCTTAGAAAAGTTTATTCAAAGAGGTTCTTATTGGAAAAAAGAGTCTAAAGTAAATATGTTTAATGAGGCAGAATATATACCAACAAGGAGGGAGATACTTCTGGATACACAACACTAGCCCCTTTGGCTGCATGCCAGTGCAACTATTTTACAAGCACAATATACCAGAAGGCTATCTTGACCAATATGGATGTGTGAAGGATCAAAATGTGATGGCTACAGAATTCAACAAGCAGCTTAAGGATCGAGTCATCAAATTGAGGACAGAGCTCCCAGAAGCTGCAATTACTTATGTAGATGTATATGCTGCAAAGTATGCACTAATTAGTAATACCAAAAAAGAAGGTAATTTGTTCATTATTGACTTGATTCTGTTAATCCTTGGTGCCTTTCACCTAAAACTAAGCACAATGTTTCCTATGACTTTAAGGTAGGTGTTTCTTAAAATATACAAGAAAATCCTCATATCAATCACTTAAATCCTACAAGCATTTTCAAACACTCATTGATACTTTAATTCTAACCTTTTAAACACCCATTGATACTTTAGACTGTAGTCCTAACTATTTTAAACAGTCACTTAGTCCTGACAAACAAAAGAAGTGACTTTTGTCAAAGTTAGGGACTAAAGTGAATCCACCCTTACAATCTCAGATTGTcttttcttcaaaatcttaattTGTGTTAATCACTAGAAAAGTTGGTTTTTTTTGCAGAGAGAATGTAATGAAAAAGGAACATTGGCAATGATTTTTCTAGTGTGGTAATCATTTTAGGCAAATCTATTCAGGATCTTGTTAATTAGTGCTCTAAGAACAAGGATACTGGTTAAGAAattcaaaaagggaaaaaaatattttattgaaaatctattttttgtatttttttccttttaaaatctCAATTTATGGCAATCACTAGAAAAGTTGGCTGCTTTTGGAgagattatataatataatataatgaaaaagGAACATTGGCAATGATTCATGAACTATTTCTGATTTTCAGGATTTGTGGATCCAATGAAGATTTGTTGTGGGTATCATGTGAATGACACACACATTTGGTGTGGGAATTTAGGGACTGATAACGGGAAGGACGTGTTTGGTTCTGCTTGTGAGAACCCTTCACAGTATATAAGTTGGGACAGTGTTCATTATGCTGAGGCTGCAAACCATTGGGTTGCAAATCGTATACTCAATGGCTCTTACACTGACCCACCGACACCCATCACCCAAGCATGTTACAGGCATTAAGCATCATAGTCAGAAAATCATTTCTGATTGGACATTAATTCCTAAAGGAACTTATATATCAGAAATTGTAGTATTGCTTGAGACTTTTATTTATTCCTGTGCTAGATGAGAACCACTAGTTTGGTGCTCCTTGAATGTTCCAATACACATCATTCGGGAGATAGGCAAATTCATTGGCCAATTAATTGGTGCTTTTCAAACATTGGTTGCAACcaactatttaaaatttgatgcattcTTGGCCTTAACTTTAAAAGCATTTCATTTCTCAACACGTGCTTGTTCTCGAAAGTTTATATTGTGCATTTGATCAGATTAATTTATTACATGTTACTTCCATCTCTAAATTCAGTTGGGTCTCCAAATATGTACTGTATTTATGTACCCAAAAAAATGTACTTTATTTGAACAAGAGTCCCAAGTTCAGAGTAATGGATAATGATCTGGATTTTTTATTATGCATCAATGATATACTTATACGAATTCAATCGTCTTTAAATATCTATTGTATTTGAACATGGGTCCAGGTTCTGTATAATGACTAATTACTATTTGTGAGCTGGAATTTTATGTTATTcttgaatcaaattaaatttattagtagTTGCTTCTGTAAATTTGAATGTATCTCTAAATATATATCAtagatttaaatgttttttattctcatatagaataaatttatttttgttcttctaatttttattttgttaattttaatatttatagatttaaaaataatatccgTCTACTTAATGATGATACAATATACATCTATTTATGTCATCTTATTTAAAAGTAACATGTGACGCGATATGTTTCagcataaattatattatctacAAGGTTAATAGGCCCTCTGTTTTTAGTCTTGTTTGATAGCTATTGTTTGATACACCAAAATAGTCTTACGTTTAGGAATCCAGTTTaaggataatttaaaaatacatgtCCAAGATGTATAGTGGCATGTAGTAAAGAAAATGTAATTTCCTTAGCAATCCATTGTTGTCTAGAAGGGAACTATGAAGATTGAAGATAAATGTTAGATAAAATCCATCAAATTCGTGCTGATAGAATGTACGTATAGTATGGACTTTTTATCAAGGCATAGCAAATTTCCTCATTAACTCTAATTCCACAACGAAAGCACAGGAAGGACCACAATGTCTAGCTACTACATAAACCCATACCCATATATCCTTTGTCACGATTCCAAAAGTGtacaaagaaataaaatgcTTGATAACTAGATAAAAGACTGTTTTCAATGCTACTCTGAGAAATTATTAGGTAAACACACATCCAACACATCATTCTTAGACACAATCACAACCAATAAGAATTttataactaataaaataaaataaataaagataaataatcatttttgtccCTAAATGTATAAAACGGTGACAAATTGATACCTAAAAAatgcaaattcaaattttaatttttaatagaaaaaagtgCACCAATTTCATCCATCCGTTAACATCTGACCGTTACTGTTaatgagaaaataattatttacccaaaatataatttaattttcatctttccTCTTTTTTAATAGTTGCAAGCATAATATTACAATAAGCACTTAAAAAATGGGAAAACAAACATAAGTTATAACAAACATAAGTACAATATTGATTAGGAAAGCaaatataaattagaacaaacataataataaacacaatattgattaataagcataatatatttattgctCTGAAATTTCTATTATGATGGTACTTTTTCCAAAATATGTGtgtcaaacaaaaatacacagtcattaaattaattcttacaaaaaaaataagaccCAACTTAATTTTATCACAATAAAAATTTCAGAGCAACAAATagattatgtttattaatcaatattatatttgttcaaagatatgttaaatttaaattctacacatttaagaacaaaaaataactatttaccaTTATAATTTACTACATATCTTGACTATAACAACAATTAGattaataagaaatttttatCAGTTTTTAAAACGTTAAATGCTGATTTTCATAAGTAATAGAGACTAGGGGCAAGTACGACAAAGTTGTGAGAAACTAACCTGGGATATTTATCATTTCTAGGTAACGTGAAATTGAACTTCGTGTCATTCTTACATGTTCGAAATTGGGTTGCAATGTCATTCTTACAAACCACATCACACGGAGCATATTACACAAGTGGCACATATGCAATGGTCTAGTTTCTGCTTTATacacaactataataaatagCTTATACTCAAACTCATTGGCGATGTCCTTCTGGAAGAGGAACCACTTTGCGGAATGGCACTGTCCTTTGAGGTAAAGATCCATCTtcctcatcatcatcaaattCCAACACATAACTGTTCCAATCACTTTCAGAGTTAACAACCATAGAACAGAACagttgaagaaaaagaagaagaagaaaaaaacacaaagggTCCAGTTCCAAAAGCACAGTTATCTCTTTTGTTGTTTTACTTTACACCAATCCTGATACATGCTCCAACCCATTTATTAACACCTTAATGAATTCTGGCAGACTAGAGCAATAGTTGGAAGATTCTAACATCCCAAGTAAAAGCGGCATCAACAAAAAATGATGTGCAAAAACTCATCATATTATTTCCAATGAACTCAAAAACTTGCATTATCCTATTTATACCCTACTTCAATTGTCTTTATTATGCTACTTTGAATTTGGAGTGTGGACAGCACAATTTGAGGGAAGGCCTAGCTCATTGTACTTCCATAAATTTTTATAGAGAGATGTTAAATCCTATTTAAATATCAACCAAATAACTGGCTACCAAGGAGGTCTAGCTTAGTTAGTTGAGTAGTCCTGGTATTGTCTTCAAATCCTATGGATAAAAAAGACCAAATAATTGGCTTGTACATTCAATAGCATTTGAAATTTCAGAAAGAATGATGACATTAGGGACAGTTATAACAGTTATTGGCAGAAATTAGGAGCAGTTACATGTTATTGTTTTATAAAGAAGAGGAGGcagctcatttattttttagcaGTCATAAAATTCTACTGCTACGGTGGGAATCATTGTCTTGGATAAACAAGGTCAGGGTTTTTCCGCATAATCATTCTGTAGCAGCAGGAAGTATTAGATTGCAGCGATGGCTCATCGGGTGGATTTTCCTAACTTGGTGTGTCTGGCACCCCAGGAAAAGGTTGGTCTTCTCAAATGACAGCCTAAATATTAACAAGCTGATGGAGGACGCTATTATCTTCTGCTGGACTTGGCTGAGAAACCTCCAAAAAAGATTTGACATGCCTTTCCACTATTGGTCCAGTAACATCAGCGAGGGAGTTGTTAACAGGGGAAATTAGGATTAGAGGCTGGGAGGATTTACGAAATCTCCAGTCAGATTTTTGGTTCCTTAATTCATGCTTATTAGTTTGTATTATGGAACCATACCTCTGTATGGGAGAGTAATGAGTTGTATATGTAATAGTACCCCCTGTACTGCtttatcatattaatatattctattatttttgctgataaaaaaaattattgtttatgaGGTTCAATTATGTATTTTAGGATAAGTTATTTTATGTATGGTCTGATGGAAGGTAGTTATTATGTTTTGTAGGGGAAGTTATcatgtaaaatttataaagaaaatatctaaGGAAGGAGTGGCATGAAGAGGAGAGTTTTTGGAAGTTCTTTGGACAGAATTGTTCTTTATAGGAGTCCGTCGTTAAAAATCTGGGACAGCTTCTGGTGTAATTTTCTATTCATTTAGTGTGCTTAAATTTCAGTATtctatcaaataataaaaggaaacaaattgtgcatttaattgattttaaaattcgaCCCCCTCTTTGACATTAATGTTCTATTTAGATTAACCAAGAGAGTTTAACTAAGTTAATTGAACAAGTGTGAGTATTGTAAATCCCTGATACCGTGTTCAATTCCTAAAGATAAAGGAGTGGTGTGAAGAGGAGAGTTTTTGGAAGTTCTTTGAACAGAGTTATTCTTTATAGGAGTCCGTCGTTAAAAATCTGGGACAGCTTGTGGTGTAATTTTCTATTCATTTAGTGTGCCTAAATTTCTGTGTTCTATCAAAGaataaaaggaaacaaattgtgaatttaatagattttaaaattcgaccccccccccccccccccccctctttgACATTAATGTTCTATTTAGATTAACCAAGGAGTTTAACTAGGTTGGTTCAACAGGTGTGTAAGTGTGAGTAGTGTAAATTCCGGTACTGTGTTCAATTctaatagacaaaaaaaatgtttttatttagatTAGAAGTGAATTAGGGAGGAATGAAACACGGAAATAAAAAGGGTAGAtgtaaccaaaaaaaatgatagaagaaAGTATAATAGGAAAAAAGTGCTGTTTGGATATaagaaaataaggaaagaagTATAGAAATTTCCTTTTGCTTATTTGGATGAGTGGGTgtgtgaaaataaataaataaactatatacaaaaattttataacaacttaaaatttactattatcttttcttaacataaaaatgatttattatttatttacttttctatgttacaaaaaatctatttaaaatttaagaaaacaaaaacaaaattaacttcCCTCCCCTTTATTTCCATTAAACCAAAGGTTTAGAAagtaaaaacaaatcatgatgccatttgattttctgtgGCTgtgattaataatatttagaaCTAAGCAAGCATTCCCATGGAGCCTTAACAGAGTATACTTACTCCTCGGTCTTCCTCTGCACAATTGCGAAATGTTGGAGAATAACCCagaacatgaaaaataatattggtCAGTATTAAGTCATAGTCACAAAAGTTATACTAACTAGCAAGGATTCACATACTACAAATTAATAAGTCAGAGAATCAAGAAGTAATTTCACTCTACTAAGGAAAATGAGAGAATTATTACTCTGCGAGGGCCTTGAACAACTGTTGCTTTATAAAGTGCAGTAGTTCCTGGATAGACCGCCAAAACATGTTTTCCAGGAGGGAAATCAAGAGCGCTAGAAGGATCATTACTCTTGGGGAAAGGAATGATATTTGCCATGGGAAGCTTGTATTGTCTGTGAATGCAGCAGGAGAAACCAATGAAAATAAACATGTCATTCAAATGCAGTAACAATGCAAGACATGTGGAAAGAAATTCCCATGTAAGTTTAAAGTAGCACCTCAAGCAAATCAAGTACATGGCATGAGCATTCTAGATAATTTAAACATGACAAATTTCCTAATAGGTTAGGTTACCTTTGGCCACTGCTTTCTTCATCATCGCCTGGTTCCTCATCCAGTACTTCAAATCTGTAAAATCATGTTACAggagaacaaataaaataatgaaaaggaCAATTACAAAAGATCAATGTCATAATGGGTACTATTCTTTCTGTCAATGATTACAAACCATACACAAGCAACAGTATAAGTTGTAAAGCAAAAAATCTGAGCTATACA from Glycine soja cultivar W05 chromosome 16, ASM419377v2, whole genome shotgun sequence harbors:
- the LOC114391215 gene encoding GDSL esterase/lipase At5g14450-like; translation: MGIGVLFVGFFLLSCVVCVKGVEPKASPTCTFPAVYNFGDSNSDTGGISASFVPIPAPYGEGFFHKPSGRDCDGRLIVDFIAEKLNLPYLSAYLNSLGTNYRHGANFATGGSTIRKQNETIFQYGISPFSLDIQIVQFNQFKARTKQLYEEAKAPHEKSKLPVPEEFSKALYTFDIGQNDLSVGFRKMNFDQIRESMPDILNQLANAVKNIYQQGGRYFWIHNTSPFGCMPVQLFYKHNIPEGYLDQYGCVKDQNVMATEFNKQLKDRVIKLRTELPEAAITYVDVYAAKYALISNTKKEGFVDPMKICCGYHVNDTHIWCGNLGTDNGKDVFGSACENPSQYISWDSVHYAEAANHWVANRILNGSYTDPPTPITQACYRH